A portion of the Streptomyces sp. NBC_01335 genome contains these proteins:
- a CDS encoding HAD family phosphatase — MSHDLGLLRLAALNIDGVLLNDTFSPVIHGFVVGRGGVYSAATEREIFSQPQHVAGERMAAAVPQELTGEEALAAYFEERDAYLVDHPVVVDEGAIALVRRLRAQGLRTVCYGGLSAAHFDRFLGTWADLFDGPGYVCTNTVRPGIREITTEVFGLDHGEVLFVDDVARVAEAARELDVPFIGRPTSYEHSFQRQLMHEAGVRHLVSSLDEIDEHLVRTLDSEAARGTVWTGAREASLEPVPARTA, encoded by the coding sequence ATGTCCCACGACCTGGGCCTACTTCGGCTGGCCGCCCTCAACATCGACGGTGTGCTGCTGAACGACACGTTCAGCCCGGTGATCCATGGTTTCGTCGTCGGCCGGGGCGGCGTCTACTCCGCCGCGACCGAACGGGAGATCTTCTCCCAGCCGCAGCACGTGGCCGGGGAGAGAATGGCCGCCGCGGTGCCGCAGGAACTGACCGGCGAAGAGGCGCTGGCGGCCTACTTCGAGGAACGGGACGCCTACCTCGTCGACCATCCCGTCGTCGTCGACGAGGGAGCGATCGCCCTGGTGCGGCGGTTGCGCGCGCAGGGGCTGCGGACGGTCTGCTACGGGGGCCTGTCCGCCGCGCACTTCGACCGGTTCCTCGGCACCTGGGCCGACCTGTTCGACGGTCCGGGCTACGTGTGCACCAACACGGTGCGGCCCGGCATCCGGGAGATCACCACCGAGGTCTTCGGACTGGACCACGGCGAGGTGCTGTTCGTCGACGACGTCGCCCGGGTGGCCGAGGCCGCCCGGGAGCTGGACGTCCCCTTCATCGGCCGCCCCACCTCGTACGAGCACAGCTTCCAGCGCCAACTGATGCACGAGGCCGGGGTGCGCCACCTCGTGTCGTCCCTGGACGAGATCGACGAGCACCTGGTGCGGACCCTGGACTCCGAGGCTGCCCGGGGCACCGTGTGGACGGGCGCCCGGGAGGCGTCCCTCGAACCGGTGCCGGCCCGGACGGCCTGA
- a CDS encoding ScbR family autoregulator-binding transcription factor: MHTREELLRAAAEAFDEFGYAGASINLILKRAGLTTGALYFHFDSKEHLARAVMNAQPQTIVPKLNSAGMQRLVDITLSWSHQLQVDPLLRAGVRLTGEQSTFGTADATPYQAWSGIMAECLRQAEANGELQAGVSPEELGEFVTAACTGMQMFSAVVSGRKDLSDRTMKMWRLLLPGVAVPSIVSRTDVSHERLRALVA, translated from the coding sequence GTGCACACGCGGGAAGAGCTTCTCCGTGCGGCCGCCGAGGCTTTCGACGAGTTCGGCTACGCCGGGGCGAGCATCAACCTCATCCTGAAGCGGGCGGGCCTGACGACCGGCGCCCTCTACTTCCACTTCGACTCCAAGGAGCATCTGGCGCGTGCGGTGATGAACGCACAGCCCCAGACCATCGTCCCGAAGCTCAACTCGGCGGGCATGCAGCGTCTGGTCGACATCACGCTGTCCTGGTCCCACCAGCTGCAGGTCGACCCGTTGCTGCGCGCGGGCGTCCGCCTGACGGGCGAACAGTCCACCTTCGGCACGGCCGACGCGACCCCGTACCAGGCGTGGTCGGGGATCATGGCCGAGTGCCTGCGCCAGGCGGAGGCCAACGGCGAACTCCAGGCCGGCGTCTCCCCGGAGGAACTGGGCGAGTTCGTCACCGCGGCGTGTACGGGCATGCAGATGTTCTCCGCGGTGGTCAGCGGCCGGAAGGACCTGAGCGACCGCACCATGAAGATGTGGCGCCTGCTGCTCCCCGGAGTCGCGGTGCCCTCGATCGTCTCCCGCACCGATGTGAGCCACGAGCGCCTGCGCGCCCTCGTCGCCTGA
- a CDS encoding ScbA/BarX family gamma-butyrolactone biosynthesis protein has protein sequence MLGSTLSRTPDEYRQDEWTRPVSAAEVHKADPREQLLVGWRPTGADRFAIDARWPAGHRFYAGPRGTRDPLLLIECVRQAIPMLCHAAYGVPQGFRQAWSDLRFVFEPAVLASRGVPADAELDVVCTDIVRRGTRIAGMTMSVQASLKGVPAARVQTRFSNQSPAIYERLRGAYTVEEAHARALAPGRPVPPPLVGRERAADVVLSPSPAPDRWYLRSDLNHPVLFDHPVDHVPGMLLLEAARQAALAASPQRSAVLGMRTVFKRYAEFDTPCVVVAGRAGAPAGPEGSRVTLVTVEQNGARIFAAEVSTAPLG, from the coding sequence ATGCTCGGCAGCACCCTGAGCAGAACGCCCGACGAGTACCGGCAGGACGAGTGGACCCGACCGGTCTCCGCGGCCGAAGTGCACAAGGCGGACCCGAGGGAGCAACTGCTCGTCGGCTGGCGGCCGACCGGGGCGGACCGGTTCGCGATCGACGCCCGGTGGCCGGCCGGGCACCGGTTCTACGCCGGCCCCCGGGGTACCCGGGACCCGCTCCTGCTGATCGAGTGCGTGCGGCAGGCGATACCGATGCTCTGCCACGCCGCGTACGGCGTTCCCCAGGGCTTCCGCCAGGCGTGGTCGGACCTCCGGTTCGTCTTCGAGCCCGCGGTGCTCGCCTCCAGGGGCGTGCCCGCGGACGCCGAACTCGACGTCGTGTGCACCGACATCGTGCGGCGGGGCACCCGCATCGCGGGGATGACGATGTCCGTGCAGGCGTCGCTCAAGGGCGTCCCGGCGGCGCGGGTGCAGACCCGCTTCTCCAACCAGTCGCCGGCGATCTACGAGCGGCTGCGGGGGGCCTACACCGTCGAGGAGGCCCATGCCCGCGCGCTGGCGCCGGGGCGTCCGGTGCCGCCCCCGCTCGTCGGCCGTGAGCGCGCCGCCGACGTGGTGCTGTCTCCGTCCCCGGCACCCGACCGCTGGTACCTGCGCTCCGACCTGAACCACCCGGTCCTCTTCGACCACCCCGTGGACCACGTGCCCGGCATGCTGCTGCTGGAGGCCGCACGGCAGGCGGCGCTCGCGGCCTCGCCGCAGCGGTCCGCGGTGCTGGGCATGAGGACGGTCTTCAAGCGGTACGCGGAGTTCGACACCCCCTGCGTCGTCGTCGCCGGGCGCGCGGGCGCCCCGGCCGGCCCGGAGGGCTCCCGCGTCACGCTGGTCACGGTCGAGCAGAACGGCGCGCGGATATTCGCCGCCGAGGTGTCCACGGCCCCCCTGGGCTGA
- a CDS encoding GNAT family N-acetyltransferase codes for MNIQRRSYDHPDAVKLNDEVQLEYIERYQDGGDQTYLDPTMFEPPNGLYLLAYDERERPVATGGWRAMEQDEEGYADGDAELKRMFVIREGRGRGLARRILGMLEEDARSAGRTRMVLETGDKQPEAIALYTSSGYTVCEKFGHYRTYENSICMAKPLQDA; via the coding sequence GTGAATATCCAGCGCCGGTCGTACGACCACCCTGACGCCGTCAAGCTCAACGACGAGGTCCAGCTCGAATACATCGAGCGCTACCAGGACGGCGGCGACCAGACCTACCTCGATCCCACCATGTTCGAGCCCCCGAACGGCCTGTACCTGCTCGCCTACGACGAGCGGGAGCGCCCGGTGGCGACCGGCGGCTGGCGCGCCATGGAACAGGACGAAGAGGGCTACGCCGACGGCGACGCCGAACTCAAGCGGATGTTCGTCATACGCGAGGGACGTGGCCGAGGTCTCGCCCGCCGCATCCTCGGCATGCTGGAGGAGGACGCCCGCAGCGCCGGGCGCACGCGCATGGTCCTGGAGACCGGCGACAAGCAGCCCGAGGCCATCGCGCTGTACACGTCGAGCGGCTACACGGTCTGCGAGAAGTTCGGCCACTACCGGACGTACGAGAACAGCATCTGCATGGCGAAGCCACTCCAGGACGCCTGA
- a CDS encoding exodeoxyribonuclease III translates to MLTVTSVNVNGLRAAAKKGFVPWLAETGADVVCLQEVRAEAAQLPEEVREPEGWHVVHAPAAAKGRAGVSLYSRRTPERVQIGFGGFGVEGAEEFDLSGRYAEIDLPGVTVASLYLPSGEVGTERQDEKERFMAAFLPYLAGLKERAAAEGREVVVCGDWNIAHQEADLKNWKSNRKNSGFLPEEREWLTRVFEEAAYVDVVRALHPDQEGPYSWWSYRGRAFDNDAGWRIDYQVATPGLAARAVKAWVERAATHPERWSDHAPVTVAYEH, encoded by the coding sequence GTGCTTACTGTCACCAGCGTCAACGTGAACGGGCTCCGCGCCGCCGCGAAGAAGGGCTTCGTCCCCTGGCTCGCGGAGACCGGGGCCGATGTCGTGTGCCTCCAGGAAGTACGCGCCGAGGCGGCCCAGCTCCCCGAGGAGGTCCGGGAGCCCGAGGGCTGGCACGTGGTGCACGCACCGGCCGCCGCCAAGGGGCGCGCGGGCGTCTCCCTCTACTCACGGCGTACGCCGGAGCGCGTGCAGATCGGCTTCGGCGGGTTCGGGGTCGAGGGCGCCGAGGAGTTCGACCTGAGCGGCCGGTACGCCGAGATCGACCTCCCCGGCGTCACCGTCGCGAGCCTGTACCTGCCCTCCGGCGAGGTCGGCACCGAGCGGCAGGACGAGAAGGAGCGCTTCATGGCGGCCTTCCTCCCCTATCTGGCCGGGCTCAAGGAGCGGGCCGCCGCCGAGGGGCGCGAGGTCGTCGTCTGCGGCGACTGGAACATCGCCCACCAGGAGGCCGACCTCAAGAACTGGAAGTCGAACCGGAAGAACTCCGGCTTCCTCCCGGAGGAGCGGGAGTGGCTGACCCGGGTCTTCGAGGAGGCCGCGTACGTGGACGTGGTGCGCGCCCTCCATCCGGACCAGGAGGGGCCGTACTCCTGGTGGTCCTACCGGGGCCGCGCCTTCGACAACGACGCCGGCTGGCGGATCGACTACCAGGTGGCGACGCCCGGCCTCGCGGCCCGCGCGGTCAAGGCCTGGGTCGAGCGCGCGGCGACCCACCCGGAGCGGTGGAGCGACCACGCGCCGGTGACGGTGGCGTACGAGCACTGA
- a CDS encoding MerR family transcriptional regulator gives MEELAEEAGITVRTLRFYRERGLIPPPRREGRITWYDSHHLARLRTITGLLERGHTLNGIADLAATFESGRDVAEVLGLGEPTEETPVRLTPEQLADYFEGEVTPENLATALDLGYLATDGDEIVHISRRLLEVSAELVREGVPLATVLSTGRRIREHAEALAEIFVRVIQVHAADSPTDKLRPLARAVVDAELSMALDRRLRETDGDGAGGDEQSR, from the coding sequence ATGGAGGAACTGGCCGAGGAGGCCGGCATCACCGTGCGGACCCTGCGCTTCTACCGCGAGCGCGGTCTCATCCCGCCGCCCCGCCGCGAGGGGCGCATCACCTGGTACGACAGCCACCACCTGGCACGACTGCGCACGATCACCGGCCTGTTGGAGCGCGGCCACACCCTCAACGGCATCGCCGACCTCGCCGCCACCTTCGAGAGCGGCCGCGACGTCGCCGAGGTGCTGGGTCTGGGCGAGCCCACCGAGGAGACCCCGGTCCGGCTCACCCCGGAGCAGCTCGCCGACTACTTCGAGGGCGAAGTCACCCCGGAGAACCTCGCCACCGCCCTCGATCTCGGCTATCTCGCCACCGACGGCGACGAGATCGTCCACATCAGCCGTCGCCTGTTGGAGGTATCGGCCGAACTGGTGCGCGAGGGCGTCCCGTTGGCCACCGTGCTCTCCACCGGCCGCCGCATCCGCGAGCACGCGGAAGCCCTGGCCGAGATCTTCGTCCGCGTCATCCAGGTGCACGCGGCGGACAGCCCCACCGACAAACTCCGCCCGCTGGCCCGCGCGGTCGTGGACGCCGAGCTCTCGATGGCCCTGGACCGGCGACTGCGCGAGACGGACGGGGACGGGGCCGGCGGGGACGAGCAGTCCCGCTGA
- a CDS encoding flavin-containing monooxygenase has product MAQHEHVRVAVIGSGFGGLGAAVRLRREGITDFVVLERAGSVGGTWRDNTYPGCACDVPSHLYSFSFAPNSEWPRTFSGQEHIRAYLERVADTFGIRPHLRLNHEVTVMRWDTEALNWVIECANGETIVADVVVSATGPLSDPKVPDVPGLGTFPGEVFHSARWNHDYDLAGKRVAMIGTGASAIQIVPAIQPKVGRLTLFQRTPPWVMPRVDRAIGKAERWLHRTVPATGTARRGLLWGIRELQVSAFTKYPDGLGLIESLAKAGMARAIKDPALRAKLTPSYRIGCKRILLSSTYYPALARPNVDVVASGLAEVRGSTLVASDGTETEADAIIFGTGFHVTDMPIAERVVGADGITLAESWKTGMRSLRGATAAGFPNWMTIIGPNTGLGNSSMILMIESQLNYMADYLRQLKVLGTGTALAARPAAVDGWNDRVQRRMERTVWNTGGCTSWYLDENGRNTTVWPGTTADFRRATRSVDLAEYDVIRAPATVRPPTVVAQRSGGSGKPSQGPKAPKAAQQAAQNKKPAGPDRPVTEEAAR; this is encoded by the coding sequence ATGGCCCAGCACGAGCACGTACGGGTGGCGGTGATCGGATCCGGATTCGGGGGCCTCGGGGCCGCGGTCCGGCTGCGCCGCGAAGGCATCACCGATTTCGTCGTCCTGGAGCGGGCCGGTTCCGTGGGAGGCACCTGGCGCGACAACACGTACCCCGGGTGCGCCTGTGACGTGCCCTCCCACCTGTACTCCTTCTCCTTCGCCCCCAACTCCGAGTGGCCGCGCACCTTCTCCGGCCAGGAGCACATACGCGCCTACCTGGAGCGAGTGGCCGACACCTTCGGTATCCGGCCGCACCTCAGGCTCAACCACGAGGTCACGGTGATGCGTTGGGACACCGAGGCGCTCAACTGGGTGATCGAGTGCGCCAACGGCGAGACGATCGTCGCGGACGTCGTCGTCTCCGCGACCGGGCCGCTCTCCGACCCGAAGGTGCCGGACGTCCCCGGGCTCGGCACCTTCCCGGGCGAGGTCTTCCACTCCGCCCGCTGGAACCACGACTACGACCTGGCCGGCAAGCGCGTCGCGATGATCGGCACCGGCGCCTCCGCCATCCAGATAGTCCCCGCCATCCAGCCGAAAGTGGGACGCCTGACGCTCTTCCAGCGGACACCGCCCTGGGTGATGCCGCGCGTCGACCGGGCCATCGGAAAGGCCGAGCGGTGGCTGCACCGCACCGTCCCCGCCACCGGCACCGCACGGCGCGGACTGCTGTGGGGGATAAGGGAGTTGCAGGTCAGCGCCTTCACGAAGTACCCGGACGGGCTCGGTCTGATCGAGTCGCTGGCGAAGGCGGGCATGGCGCGGGCCATCAAGGATCCGGCGCTGCGCGCCAAGCTCACCCCGTCGTACCGCATCGGGTGCAAGCGCATCCTGCTGTCCAGCACCTACTACCCGGCGCTCGCCCGCCCCAACGTCGACGTGGTGGCCTCCGGCCTCGCCGAGGTGCGCGGGTCGACGCTGGTCGCCTCGGACGGTACGGAGACCGAGGCCGACGCCATCATCTTCGGCACCGGCTTCCACGTCACCGACATGCCGATCGCCGAACGGGTCGTCGGCGCCGACGGCATCACCCTCGCCGAGAGCTGGAAGACTGGCATGCGCTCGCTGCGCGGCGCCACCGCCGCCGGGTTCCCCAACTGGATGACCATCATCGGCCCGAACACCGGGCTCGGTAACTCCTCGATGATCCTCATGATCGAGTCGCAGCTGAACTACATGGCCGACTACCTGCGGCAGCTGAAGGTGCTCGGTACCGGCACCGCGCTCGCCGCGCGCCCCGCCGCGGTCGACGGGTGGAACGACCGCGTCCAGCGGCGGATGGAGCGCACCGTGTGGAACACGGGCGGCTGCACCAGCTGGTACCTGGACGAGAACGGCCGCAACACCACCGTCTGGCCCGGTACCACGGCGGACTTCCGCCGCGCCACCAGGTCAGTCGATCTGGCGGAGTACGACGTGATCCGCGCCCCCGCGACCGTACGGCCGCCTACCGTGGTCGCCCAGAGGTCCGGCGGCTCCGGGAAGCCCTCCCAGGGGCCGAAGGCGCCGAAGGCGGCGCAGCAGGCAGCGCAGAACAAGAAGCCCGCCGGACCTGACCGGCCCGTGACGGAGGAGGCGGCCCGATGA